The Artemia franciscana unplaced genomic scaffold, ASM3288406v1 Scaffold_867, whole genome shotgun sequence genome window below encodes:
- the LOC136043720 gene encoding piggyBac transposable element-derived protein 3-like, giving the protein MAESYDRLKKRAQNRRIDAEEAAKYIFDIPEDMLSDLSDDDDDNDPDSLSPEDFADDSDEDLLPLLDNPHFFLEQDDLDANTEPSDDYSVETPPSSHQQQPEPTASTGKSKKKLKVQEKFGWRKVEIEKVDLSWKGEPRQVPGILETPLKYFQKFFDDELLELIVEQSNLFALQTEGCNLCLTVEELKVFMSIILLLGVIKVPYFRMHWEAATRYPKISDKMGRQRFDKIKRLLHFNDNSKAKKSGEQGFDKLYKIRPVLGHIRSKFLEVTPEEHHSIDEQMIPLKGRSSLRQYLPKKPTKWGIKVFTRAGVSDFVHDFEVYQGKGTLGEDDIEPDLGVGGSIVLRLISTLPEKMNYKIYFDNWFSSLKLMSLLKIKGFPCICMLNKARLKGCPPLTDGEMKKRERGTSDYRTDIHSGVIVVKWLDNNMVYLASTYAGITPQDTCRRWSVKDKSRVEFSRPAIVYEYNRHMGGVDLADMLVEMCRTHLRTRKWYMRIFWWLIDTAVCNSWLLFRSDVKALTLRRDEPMNLRTFRSEVAAGLYALARVMPQLKRGRPSADVEASPSPIRSRNRIRPAISAQADGLDHWPKKTEKQSRCKECKSGYTTFECEKCDLPLCLTAKSNCFKAFHTK; this is encoded by the coding sequence aTGGCGGAATCTTACGACAGACTGAAAAAACGAGCTCAAAATCGCCGAATTGATGCAGAAGAGGCCGCCAAGTATATTTTTGACATTCCAGAAGACATGTTGTCGGACTTGTCCGACGATGATGATGACAATGATCCAGATTCCCTGTCTCCAGAAGATTTTGCCGATGATTCTGATGAAGACTTATTGCCTCTACTGGACAATCCCCACTTCTTTTTGGAACAGGATGACTTGGACGCTAACACTGAGCCCAGCGACGATTACTCGGTGGAAACTCCACCCTCCAGTCACCAGCAGCAACCAGAACCAACAGCAAGTACTggaaaatcaaagaagaaattgaaagtCCAAGAAAAATTCGGCTGGAGAaaagtagaaatagaaaaagtCGATCTGTCTTGGAAAGGAGAGCCTCGCCAAGTTCCAGGCATCTTGGAGACTCCACTGAAATACTTCCAAAAATTCTTTGACGATGAACTTCTTGAGCTGATAGTTGAACAAAGTAACCTCTTTGCACTTCAAACTGAGGGATGCAACCTCTGCCTCACTGTCGAAGAGCTAAAAGTTTTCATGAGCATTATTCTATTATTGGGGGTGATAAAAGTTCCCTATTTTCGAATGCACTGGGAAGCAGCTACCAGATACCCAAAAATTTCCGACAAGATGGGCCGACAAAGATTTGATAAAATCAAACGTCTTCTTCACTTCAACGACAACAGTAAAGCTAAGAAATCTGGAGAACAAGGATTTGACAAGCTATACAAGATTCGACCTGTCCTGGGTCATATCCGTTCCAAGTTTCTTGAAGTCACTCCCGAAGAACACCATTCAATTGACGAGCAAATGATTCCTCTCAAGGGGCGAAGCAGCTTGAGACAATATCTGCCGAAAAAGCCGACGAAGTGGGGAATAAAAGTTTTCACAAGAGCTGGTGTGTCAGATTTTGTACATGATTTTGAAGTTTATCAAGGGAAGGGCACTCTTGGTGAAGATGACATAGAGCCAGATCTTGGAGTTGGAGGCAGCATAGTTTTACGTCTGATAAGTACCTTGCCAGAGAAAATGAACTACAAGATTTATTTTGACAACTGGTTTTCAAGCTTGAAACTAATGAGTTTGCTCAAAATCAAAGGATTTCCTTGTATTTGTATGTTGAACAAAGCACGACTGAAGGGCTGCCCGCCCCTCACAGATGGTGAAATGAAGAAACGAGAGAGAGGAACTTCAGATTACAGGACTGACATTCATTCCGGCGTTATTGTAGTGAAATGGTTAGATAACAACATGGTTTACTTGGCTTCGACGTATGCAGGAATAACACCACAGGATACGTGCAGACGCTGGAGCGTCAAGGATAAATCCAGGGTTGAATTTTCAAGGCCAGCCATTGTTTATGAGTATAACCGTCATATGGGTGGCGTAGATTTAGCGGACATGCTGGTGGAGATGTGCCGAACTCATCTTCGGACACGAAAATGGTATATGAGAATCTTCTGGTGGCTTATTGACACAGCAGTCTGCAATAGCTGGCTTCTTTTCAGGTCAGACGTCAAAGCGCTGACATTAAGGAGAGACGAACCGATGAACTTGAGAACCTTCAGGTCTGAAGTTGCTGCAGGGTTGTATGCCTTGGCGCGTGTGATGCCCCAACTAAAACGTGGTAGACCATCCGCAGATGTCGAAGCAAGTCCCAGCCCCATTCGAAGTCGTAACCGAATCCGTCCGGCAATATCTGCTCAAGCTGATGGACTTGATCACTGGCCAAAAAAGACTGAAAAGCAGAGCCGCTGCAAAGAGTGCAAATCAGGATATACCACCTTTGAATGCGAAAAATGTGACCTTCCACTGTGCCTTACTGCCAAAAGCAATTGTTTTAAAGCCTTTCACACCAAGTGA